One stretch of Astatotilapia calliptera chromosome 3, fAstCal1.2, whole genome shotgun sequence DNA includes these proteins:
- the LOC113018539 gene encoding zinc finger protein 98-like produces the protein KTHQLIHSGVKPYSCDLCGKSFAWAGNLKKHQLIHSGVKSYSCDLCGKSFTLAGALKTHQLIHSGVKPYSCDLCGKSFARAGDLKKHQLIHSGVKSYSCDLCGKSFTLAGALKTHQLIHSGVKPYRCDLCGKSFARAGDLKKHQLIHSGVKPYSCDLCGKWFTQAAALKTHKLIHSGFKPYSCDFCDLCGKSFAHAQSLKRHQLIHSGFKTYSCDLCGKSFTLAGGLKTHQLIHSGVKPYMCDLCGKSFAWAGDLKKHQLIHSGVKPYSCDLCGKWFTQAENLKTHKLIHSGFKPYSCDLCGKSFTQAGTLKRHQLIHSGFKA, from the exons aaaacacaccaactcatccacagtggagttaaaccttacagctgtgacttgtgtggaaagtcttttgccTGGGCTGGAAACTTAaagaaacaccaactcatccacagtggagttaaatcttacagctgtgacttgtgtggaaagtcttttaccctggctggagccttaaaaacacaccaactcatccacagtggagttaaaccttacagctgtgacttgtgtggaaagtcttttgccCGGGCTGGAGACTTAaagaaacaccaactcatccacagtggagttaaatcttacagctgtgacttgtgtggaaagtcttttaccctggctggagccttaaaaacacaccaactcatccacagtggagttaaaccttacaggtgtgacttgtgtggaaagtcttttgccCGGGCTGGagacttaaaaaaacaccaactcatccacagtggagttaaaccttacagctgtgacttgtgtggaaagtggTTTACCCAGGCTGCagccttaaaaacacacaaactcattcacagtggatttaaaccttacagctgtgactt ctgtgacttgtgtggaaagtcttttgccCATGCTCAAagcttaaaaagacaccaactcatccacagtggatttaaaacgtacagctgtgacttgtgtggaaagtcttttaccctggctggaggcttaaaaacacaccaactcatccacagtggagttaaaccttacatgtgtgacttgtgtggaaagtcttttgccTGGGCTGGagacttaaaaaaacaccaactcatccacagtggagttaaaccttacagctgtgacttgtgtggaaagtggTTTACCCAGGCAGagaacttaaaaacacacaaactcattcacagtggatttaaaccttacagctgtgacttgtgtggaaagtcttttactcaGGCTGGAaccttaaaaagacaccaactcatccacagtggatttaaagcg